GAGGCGCGAGACTCTTTGCGTGTTCTGCCTCACGTGATGCTCCTCACATGCAAAGATCAATCGCTTGCTTAACACAAGGCAGGCGATCGATCCCCAAGGAGCAACCCCGTGATCCACGTTCTTTCCCCCCGTCGCCGGGCCGCCGCGTCCGGCGCTGCCCTCCTCCTCGCCGGCGCCGCTCTCAGCGCGTGCTCGTCGGACGCGGCCGCCGGTGAGGACGGCTACCTGGTCGGCTTCCCCGCCCTGCTCTCCGGCCCGGCTGCCTTCGCCGGCGAGCCGCTGGCGCAGGGGGCCAAGCTCGCGGCCGCAGAGATCAACGAGACCGGCTTCCTCGGAGACGGGGTCGAGGTCGACCTCAAGGTCGACGACCTGAAGAACGACCCGGCTGTCGCGATCAGCCTCTACCGGCAGTACGTGGCCGACGGGGCCTCGGGCGTCCTGTGCTGCGGTGCCGCCGAGACCGGCGCCCTGGCCCCCCTGATCGCCGACAGCGAGGTCCCGGGCATCGTCACCTCGGCCAACCGCGCCGAGGCGGTGCAGGTGCCGAAGGTCTTCAGCACCGTGCTGCTGCCCGCGGCCGAGGGTGGGATGTACGACACCTTCGTGGACGACATGGTCGCTGCCGAGGGCTACGAGACCGCGGTCCTGGCGGTCAACGGCGACAGCGACGCGATGACCATCGACGGTGACGTCTGGGAGGCGGCCCTGGAGCGCAACGGCGTCGAGGTGCTCGAGCGGGTCAACATCGCGATGGCCGACACCAACTACACCGGCCCCGCCACCAAGATCGCCGGCACCAAGGCCGACGTGGTCGTCTCCAGCATGCTCGGCGGCTCCACCGCCCAGCTGGCCCGGGCGCTCCGCGACCGCGGCTACGACCAGCGCATCCTCACCTCCTACGGCGCCTCCGGCGACGCCCTCTTCGAGACCGCCGGAGCAGCGATGGCCGGGGTCGCGTTCACCACGCCGTTCGCCGCCGGCTACCCGGGCAACGAGCTCGCCGAGGAGTTCGTGGCCGCCTACGAGAAGGAGTACGACGAGGCGCCGGACCTGTTCGCCGCCCAGGGCTACACCGCGATGTGGATGATGGCGC
The window above is part of the Nocardioides campestrisoli genome. Proteins encoded here:
- a CDS encoding ABC transporter substrate-binding protein; this encodes MIHVLSPRRRAAASGAALLLAGAALSACSSDAAAGEDGYLVGFPALLSGPAAFAGEPLAQGAKLAAAEINETGFLGDGVEVDLKVDDLKNDPAVAISLYRQYVADGASGVLCCGAAETGALAPLIADSEVPGIVTSANRAEAVQVPKVFSTVLLPAAEGGMYDTFVDDMVAAEGYETAVLAVNGDSDAMTIDGDVWEAALERNGVEVLERVNIAMADTNYTGPATKIAGTKADVVVSSMLGGSTAQLARALRDRGYDQRILTSYGASGDALFETAGAAMAGVAFTTPFAAGYPGNELAEEFVAAYEKEYDEAPDLFAAQGYTAMWMMAQGLKDAGDPDPAKVSAALAKVSGMESVYGDLTFVDGQATFDQAGTYLEWTAQGELAQLDLG